Below is a genomic region from Nitrospira sp..
CTTGCCACATGTTCCTTGCCACGCCGCGTCTCGGTGACGACGTCCTCACATACGAGCAGACCGAGCTTGATCCCGACGCCCGCGAACCCAATCCCATGGCCGCGCGTTTTCGTGCTGGCGGCCAGATCGTGGTAGCGGACGAGATCTCTTCGTCGCATGCCGGAACCATCGTCCACGATGGTGAGGGTCGAGGCGGCGGGATCAGCCGTAAGCCGCAACAACGTCGCGCCGGAGTCCAGCGAGTTGGCGACGATTTCCGTGAGGATGGTTTCTTCCAGCGCACCGGGATAGGCATCACGCAGGTCTTCCAGCAGATGATGGAGGTCAACGCGCGTTTCGCCCAAGGGAAACTCCTCAATAAAGAGCTTGTCGCACCCGGCGAAACACCTCATTGGCGGGTATTTCTTTGGCTCTGCCCTCACGCAGATCTCTGAGTCTTCGCTCCGCTTCAGCAATCCACAGCCGCAAATTTTCTTCTTCCGAGGGGGCATCCAAACTCAAAATGAGTTTTTCCGCGAGCTGCGCCCTCGCATCCAAGTCAAGTTTCATGATTTCGGCTTCCAGTTCCTTATGATTCATAGCCCTGTCACATCCTCCCGGTCGAGGGGACTGGGCTTTCACGGAAAGTATCCTCACATGGTTCGGACTTCGATGCAACCGCCTAGCCTTGGTAGTGGGTCAGTCTGCCACTAGAAGCACTGGAGTTTGTCATTCCCGCGGAAGCGGGAATCCAGTCAAGGCCTTCTCGTCAGCATAGAGTCTTGATCGAGGAGTGGATGCCCGCTCCCCGCTTAAAGCATGCGAGGACAAGCTTCGCGGGCATGACGCAAGAGGAAACTGACCCACTACTCCCCTCTACGCACGCTTGACCAATAAATGGCTAATATGTACAATTCAGCTTGATTGGTCATTATCCCCCTAGCGAGGTCACCATGTCTAAGCTCACGTTTAGAAACAGCTATGGCCAGCTTGTGGACATCTCCACCGTGGCTGCCACGAAAGTCAAGAACGAGTTCGGGGCCATCCTGGAGAAAACTATGCACAGTGGCGCGGTCGCTATTACCCGTCACGACACGCCCAAGGCCGTGCTTCTCTCGTTCGCCGAGTTCGAATCGCTCATCAAAGAACGCTGCCGCTCACTCGACGATCTGAACGCAGAGTTCGACGGATTGCTGGCCCGCATGCAGACATCAAAAGCGAGAAAGGGCGTGGAGGCCGCCTTCAACGCCTCTCCTGCAGAACTGGGGCACGCCGCGGTCAAGGCCGCCAAAAAGCGCCGTATACCGCCGCGCAAACGAGCGCGGCGGGTTCCTGCCGCCGCGCGGGCATGAGTGCCCCCAAGGGGCCAAGCATTCATGTACTGGCCGGCGTCAATGGCGCGGGGAAGAGCAGCATCGGCGGAGCGGCCATCCGTCAACACGGAGGCGAGTATTTCAATCCGGATGAAGCGGCTCGCGCCCTCAGGGAGAAAGATCCTACCCTGACTCAAGCCGACGCCAACAGCGCAGCCTGGCGCCAGGGCGTGAGACTGCTCAAGCGGGCGATCGAAGAATACCTTGATTTCACATTCGAGACCACCCTCGGCGGGAGCACCATCACGACCCTCCTCATGCAAGCCGCCGAACGAGGCATCGAGGTGCACGTCTGGTATGTGGGTCTGTCCAGCCCGGAATTACACATCAAGCGTGTGCAGACCCGGGTCAGCCAAGGCGGGCACGACATCCCTGAGCACGACATTCATCGGCGCTACGAACATAGCCGTCTCAACCTCATTACACTGCTTCCCCACCTCACAAGCCTGCACGTATACGACAACAGCGGGGACGCGGACCCCGCGACCGGCCAAACCCCAAAGCCGACGCCGGTGCTGCACATGAAGCATGGTAGAATTTTCGGCCCGCCGGACCTGACGTCAACACCGAACTGGGCCAAACCTATCGTCGCAGCAGCGCTCAAGCTGGATCAATTCTAAATCCACGCGATTAGAGAACCGAACCACAGTCGGCGGCGCGAAAATCCAGCCTCCCCCGAGTGCGGTCTCGACCTGGTCGGGCTCCGAGCGCGAGCGAGCGGTCCAACGCATGTTCACCGCCATTGCCGGGGAGGACGATCTCAACAACACCCTGCCAGCTTCGGCCTGCATTATCGCTGGAAGAAAATCACGGCCGCCTCCGTGCCTCCCGTTGAACACGGGACCGTGCTCGACGTCGGAGCCGGGACAGCCGATCTCGCGCTCCTCGTGGAGCCTCGGATGGGCGCGCATGGACGCGTCATCGCGTCGGATTTGAATCACGCCATGCTCGCCGAGGGATTGAAGAAGATCGATGGTAAAGGCCTGAGAGGAACAATCACGTGTTTACAGGCCAATACAGAACATCTTGGATTCGTCGACAACTGCCTTCCTAGGCGCGTCGAAGCCGGTCAATAGGGGCAACCAGGTCGGAACACCATGCCGGTCCTGGGATGGGCTTTTAGCCCACGTTCACCGGCATGAGCGTCATCGTGTCGTTGCCGAAGATGTCGATGACTTTGACGGCGATGGTGTAGCGGCCGGGCTTGTCGTAGCGGTGCTGGGCGGATTTCAATTCGAGGTCGCGGCTCCGGCGGGTGCGGAAGCTCTGCCATTCGTTCTCGAAAATGTAGGCGCCGGTCCATCGTTCCTCGAAATCCTCGGCGGATAATTCCAGTTCGCGTTGCAGCGGTTCTTGCCCTGGCAAGAAACCCTGCACGCCGGTCAAGCCGGAGCCTCGCGGCACCTTAATGATTTCCTTCCGACTCTCGTAATTGAAATCCACGGCCCAGTAGTCCACCCAGTCGGTCCATTTCTTCGTGAGCTTCTCCTTCTGGACGACGCCCTTCTTGTCCTTGCTGATTTTGTAGAGGTGGCCCTGCTCGCAGACCACTTCGCTCTTGCCTTCCTTCAATTCAGCCTCGATGGACTTGGCAATGCCCTGCGAGTAGTAGACGGAGAAATCCGTCAGCTCGACGGCCAGCGTCAGCTTGCCCTTCTTGTCGAATCGCGGCGTGACTTCGATGTAGGCCACGTCGTGGAACCGCACTTGTCCCTTCTCGACTGCGCGTTTGTCGAAGACTTCCGGTGGAATCGTCTTGGGCGCCAAGTCGAGGCCCTTCTGTTTCGCCTCGTCCAGCACGGCGGGAAACAAGCCCATCTCGAACTCGAAGGCCAGCACGTCTACGCGAGAGGCACCGCGCTTGCGGCATTCCGTAATGACTT
It encodes:
- a CDS encoding addiction module protein; translation: MNHKELEAEIMKLDLDARAQLAEKLILSLDAPSEEENLRLWIAEAERRLRDLREGRAKEIPANEVFRRVRQALY
- a CDS encoding type II toxin-antitoxin system prevent-host-death family antitoxin, which produces MSKLTFRNSYGQLVDISTVAATKVKNEFGAILEKTMHSGAVAITRHDTPKAVLLSFAEFESLIKERCRSLDDLNAEFDGLLARMQTSKARKGVEAAFNASPAELGHAAVKAAKKRRIPPRKRARRVPAAARA
- a CDS encoding zeta toxin family protein; this translates as MSAPKGPSIHVLAGVNGAGKSSIGGAAIRQHGGEYFNPDEAARALREKDPTLTQADANSAAWRQGVRLLKRAIEEYLDFTFETTLGGSTITTLLMQAAERGIEVHVWYVGLSSPELHIKRVQTRVSQGGHDIPEHDIHRRYEHSRLNLITLLPHLTSLHVYDNSGDADPATGQTPKPTPVLHMKHGRIFGPPDLTSTPNWAKPIVAAALKLDQF
- a CDS encoding class I SAM-dependent methyltransferase is translated as MHYRWKKITAASVPPVEHGTVLDVGAGTADLALLVEPRMGAHGRVIASDLNHAMLAEGLKKIDGKGLRGTITCLQANTEHLGFVDNCLPRRVEAGQ